From a region of the Pan paniscus chromosome 19, NHGRI_mPanPan1-v2.0_pri, whole genome shotgun sequence genome:
- the LOC129394408 gene encoding eukaryotic initiation factor 4A-III-like encodes MATTATMATSGSARKRLLKEEDMTKVEFETSEEVDVTPTFDTMGLREDLLRGIYAYGFEKPSAIQQRAIKQIIKGRDVIAQSQSGTGKTATFSISVLQCLDIQLCETQALILAPTRELAVQIQKGLLALGDYMNVQCHACIGGTNVGEDIRKLDYGQHVVAGTPGRVFDMIRRRRLRTRAIKMLVLDEADEMLNKGFKEQIYDVYRYLPPATQVVLISATLPHEILEMTNKFMTDPIRILVKRDELTLEGIKQFFVAVEREEWKFDTLCDLYDTLTITQAVIFCNTKRKVDWLTEKMREANFTVSSMHGDMPQKERESIMKEFRSGASRVLISTDVWARGLDVPQVSLIINYDLPNNRELSIHRIGRSGRYGRKGVAINFVKNDDIRILRDIEQYYSTQIDEMPMNVADLI; translated from the exons ATGGCGACCACGGCCACGATGGCGACCTCGGGCTCGGCGCGAAAGCGGCTGCTCAAAGAGGAAGACATGACTAAAgtggaattcgagaccagcgaGGAGGTGGATGTGACCCCCACGTTCGACACCATGGGCCTGCGGGAGGACCTGCTGCGGGGCATCTACGCTTACG gtTTTGAAAAACCATCAGCAATCCAGCAACGAGCAATCAAGCAGATCATCAAAGGGAGAGATGTCATCGCACA GTCTCAGTCCGGCACAGGAAAAACAGCCACCTTCAGTATCTCAGTCCTCCAGTGTTTGGATATTCAG CTTTGTGAAACTCAAGCTTTGATCTTGGCTCCCACAAGAGAGTTGGCTGTGCAGATCCAGAAG GGGCTGCTTGCTCTCGGTGACTACATGAATGTCCAGTGCCATGCCTGCATTGGAGGCACCAATGTTGGCGAGGACATCAGGAAGCTGGATTATGGACAGCATGTTGTCGCGGGCACTCCAGGGCGCGTTTTTG ATATGATTCGTCGCAGAAGGCTAAGGACACGTGCTATCAAAATGTTGGTTTTGGATGAAGCTGATGAAATGTTGAATAAAG GTTTCAAAGAGCAGATTTACGATGTATACAGGTACCTGCCTCCAGCCACACAGGTGGTTCTCATCAGTGCCACGCTGCCACACGAGATTCTGGAGATGACCAACAAGTTCATGACCGACCCAATCCGCATCTTGGTGAAACG TGATGAATTGACTCTGGAAGGCATCAAGCAATTTTTCGTGGCagtggagagggaagagtggaaatTTGACACTCTGTGTGACCTCTACGACACACTGACCATCACTCAGGCGGTCATCTTCTGCAACACCAAAAGAAAG GTGGACTGGCTGACGGAGAAAATGAGGGAAGCCAACTTCACCGTATCCTCAATGCATGGAGACATGCCCCAGAAAGAGCGGGAGTCCATCATGAAGGAGTTCCGGTCGGGCGCCAG CCGAGTGcttatttctacagatgtctgggCCAGGGGGTTGGATGTCCCTCAGGTGTCCCTCATCATTAACTACGATCTCCCCAATAACAGAGAATTGTCCATACACAG AATTGGGAGATCAGGTCGATACGGCCGGAAGGGTGTGGCCATTAACTTTGTAAAGAATGACGACATCCGCATCCTCAGAGATATCGAGCAGTACTATTCCACTCAGATTGATGAGATGCCGATGAACG TTGCTGATCTTATCTGA